From a region of the Nitrospirota bacterium genome:
- a CDS encoding zinc ribbon domain-containing protein produces the protein MPIYEYVCQGCEHRFEIKQKMSDPPVTGCPRCGQPVTKVISAPAIMFKGTGWYVTDYSDKMKPPGQSESAGKPSNGQSEQKKDAMTTPAAPAAGASESAPAAPSSSSGTGGTSSSAPSSQPAGTSSSSTPTSSASKTP, from the coding sequence GTGCCGATTTACGAATATGTCTGTCAGGGCTGCGAACATCGCTTTGAAATCAAACAAAAGATGAGCGACCCGCCGGTGACTGGGTGCCCGCGCTGCGGGCAACCGGTCACCAAGGTGATCTCGGCCCCGGCCATCATGTTCAAAGGAACCGGCTGGTATGTCACCGACTACTCGGACAAGATGAAGCCGCCCGGACAATCGGAATCCGCCGGAAAACCATCGAACGGCCAATCCGAACAAAAGAAAGACGCGATGACAACTCCGGCGGCGCCGGCCGCCGGCGCCTCGGAAAGCGCACCCGCTGCTCCTTCGTCCAGCAGCGGAACGGGCGGAACGAGCAGCAGCGCCCCATCAAGTCAACCGGCCGGCACGTCGTCGTCCTCGACTCCGACTTCAAGCGCATCCAAGACGCCTTAG
- a CDS encoding threonylcarbamoyl-AMP synthase: MGWQKPAIALTARLVPFRSTAASSGRISEPGRFGPLCEGRHAMGRNGTSVARVLTLTRTDPSAMGLALEEAGRIAQAGGVLAVPTESFYALGASVGCAARQVEAIGRVCRIKGRGDGKPLLVLIADHAQLDSLVASVPRAATVLMQQFWPGPLTIVFPAAEGLPDELTAGTGTVGIRLSAYPLLQEVLRRTGPLTGTSANRSGAPPARTAEEVDQAVGDEVDMILDGGPTPAARPSTVVDVSGAVRVLREGPIASAQILAVLAEAGLASSL, translated from the coding sequence ATGGGCTGGCAGAAGCCCGCGATCGCGCTTACGGCCAGGCTCGTGCCATTTCGTTCGACGGCTGCCAGTTCCGGTCGGATATCGGAGCCAGGGCGATTCGGCCCACTGTGTGAAGGCCGGCATGCAATGGGACGGAATGGAACATCCGTGGCACGCGTACTGACGTTGACCAGGACCGACCCGTCCGCCATGGGATTGGCGCTGGAGGAGGCGGGCCGCATCGCGCAGGCCGGCGGGGTCTTGGCCGTGCCGACCGAAAGTTTTTATGCGCTCGGCGCTTCGGTCGGCTGTGCTGCAAGGCAAGTGGAAGCGATTGGCCGCGTCTGCCGCATCAAGGGGCGGGGAGACGGCAAGCCCTTGCTGGTGTTGATTGCAGACCATGCCCAGTTGGATTCTCTGGTGGCCTCGGTGCCTCGCGCTGCAACGGTGCTGATGCAGCAGTTCTGGCCTGGTCCGCTGACGATCGTGTTTCCCGCAGCCGAGGGGTTGCCCGATGAGCTGACCGCCGGGACCGGTACGGTGGGGATCCGGCTGTCGGCCTATCCCCTCTTGCAGGAAGTGCTGCGCCGGACCGGTCCTTTGACCGGCACGAGCGCGAACCGATCCGGTGCGCCTCCGGCGAGGACGGCGGAGGAAGTCGACCAGGCCGTGGGGGACGAGGTGGATATGATTCTCGACGGAGGGCCGACGCCGGCGGCGCGGCCCTCGACAGTGGTCGATGTCAGCGGTGCTGTTCGGGTATTGCGGGAAGGGCCGATTGCCTCTGCGCAGATCCTGGCGGTCCTGGCAGAGGCGGGATTGGCGTCGTCCCTGTGA
- the purD gene encoding phosphoribosylamine--glycine ligase, protein MKVLVIGSGGREHALVWKLAQSPRVSSIVCAPGNAGIEQLAKCVPIKADDVAALKAFVTTERIDLTVVGPEAPLALGIVDEFRKARLRIFGPTRAAAQIEASKSFTKDLLVRQRIPTAAARSFDTLKPALDYLERHPFPLVVKADGLAQGKGVVIATSREQAVQAVTDMLEKDAFGQAGRRVVIEEFLDGEELTLMAFADGRTVIPMVGAQDHKRVGDGDTGPNTGGMGAYAPAPLATPALRETVLQRVLRPTIEALSKMGSPFQGVLYAGLMIVRGQPYVLEFNARFGDPETQVVLPLLKTDLVTVLEAVVEHRLDQLPIEWHDRAAVCVVMAAGGYPGAYATGMPITGLPDAPSASDVMVFHAGTKRQDGTVVTAGGRVLGVTATGNGLAEARDRAYGQARAISFDGCQFRSDIGARAIRPTV, encoded by the coding sequence ATGAAAGTGCTCGTCATCGGTAGCGGGGGACGCGAACATGCCCTCGTGTGGAAGCTTGCCCAGAGCCCGCGGGTGTCTTCCATCGTCTGCGCGCCCGGCAATGCCGGCATCGAACAATTAGCGAAGTGCGTTCCGATCAAGGCGGACGATGTGGCGGCGCTGAAGGCGTTTGTGACGACGGAGCGGATCGATCTGACCGTGGTCGGACCGGAAGCGCCGCTGGCTCTGGGCATTGTGGACGAGTTCCGGAAGGCCAGGCTTCGCATCTTCGGGCCGACCCGTGCGGCCGCGCAGATCGAGGCCAGTAAAAGCTTTACGAAGGACCTGTTGGTCAGGCAGCGCATTCCCACCGCCGCCGCGCGTAGTTTCGATACGCTCAAGCCGGCGCTGGATTATCTGGAGCGACATCCGTTCCCCCTCGTGGTGAAGGCCGACGGGCTTGCGCAGGGTAAGGGCGTTGTCATTGCCACCAGCCGAGAACAGGCGGTGCAGGCTGTGACGGATATGTTGGAAAAAGATGCGTTCGGGCAGGCCGGCCGCCGGGTGGTGATCGAGGAGTTTTTGGACGGCGAGGAATTGACCCTCATGGCCTTCGCCGATGGCAGGACCGTGATACCGATGGTGGGAGCCCAGGACCATAAACGGGTGGGGGATGGCGACACGGGACCCAACACGGGAGGCATGGGGGCCTATGCGCCGGCCCCCTTGGCGACGCCCGCGCTTCGTGAAACGGTGTTACAACGGGTGCTCCGTCCGACGATCGAGGCCCTGTCGAAAATGGGCAGTCCCTTTCAGGGGGTCCTGTATGCCGGCCTCATGATCGTGCGCGGCCAGCCCTATGTTCTGGAGTTCAATGCCCGGTTCGGCGACCCGGAGACGCAGGTGGTGTTGCCGCTCCTGAAAACCGATCTGGTGACGGTGCTGGAAGCGGTGGTCGAACATCGTCTCGACCAACTGCCGATCGAGTGGCATGATCGGGCGGCCGTCTGCGTGGTCATGGCTGCCGGCGGGTATCCCGGGGCCTATGCCACCGGTATGCCGATCACCGGACTCCCGGATGCCCCGTCGGCATCCGACGTCATGGTGTTTCATGCAGGCACGAAGCGGCAAGATGGAACGGTGGTGACTGCCGGAGGCCGGGTGCTGGGTGTGACCGCGACCGGCAATGGGCTGGCAGAAGCCCGCGATCGCGCTTACGGCCAGGCTCGTGCCATTTCGTTCGACGGCTGCCAGTTCCGGTCGGATATCGGAGCCAGGGCGATTCGGCCCACTGTGTGA
- the purH gene encoding bifunctional phosphoribosylaminoimidazolecarboxamide formyltransferase/IMP cyclohydrolase: MAGIKRALISVSDKTGVVEMAQGLAALGAEILSTGGTAKALRDAGVAVTDVAAYTGSPEILDGRVKTLHPKIHGGLLGRRSLPQHVAQMQQQGIGPIDVVVVNLYPFEAAIAKPDCTFEHAIENIDIGGPSMLRSAAKNHEDVAVVVDPADYGRVLEALKAGTVTKELRLELAGKVFQHTARYDSLIANYLAQQQGGSVQFPPMLSLAFEKVETLRYGENPHQQGAFYRELGAREPSVSRAKTLHGKAMSYNNFLDANSALELVKEFTDSTAVVIVKHNNPCGVAVGASPVEAYVKARETDPVSAFGGVIAFNRPVDLAAAKEITSTFVEVVVAPGYEADALTELKRKKDLRLLDVGPLTLSTRDGVDLKKLVGGLIVQDRDLGALGDLRKLTVPTKRKPTDEEYAACAFAWKVCKHVKSNAIIYARVGQTVGIGAGQMSRVDSVKLAGMKAVLPVKGCVMASDAFFPFRDGLDAAAQAGITAVIQPGGSIRDQEVIAAADEHQMAMILTGMRHFRH, from the coding sequence ATGGCCGGAATCAAGCGGGCGTTGATCAGTGTCTCGGACAAGACCGGCGTCGTGGAGATGGCCCAGGGGTTGGCCGCGCTGGGCGCGGAAATCCTGTCCACCGGCGGCACGGCCAAGGCGCTGCGGGACGCGGGCGTGGCGGTCACGGACGTGGCCGCCTATACCGGTTCGCCGGAGATTCTGGACGGCCGCGTCAAGACCTTGCATCCCAAGATTCACGGCGGCCTTCTTGGGCGCCGTTCGCTGCCGCAGCACGTCGCGCAGATGCAGCAGCAGGGGATCGGTCCCATCGATGTCGTGGTCGTGAATCTCTATCCCTTTGAGGCCGCGATTGCCAAGCCCGACTGCACCTTTGAGCACGCGATTGAGAACATCGACATCGGTGGGCCGTCGATGCTCCGGTCCGCAGCCAAGAATCACGAAGATGTGGCGGTGGTCGTAGACCCGGCCGACTATGGCCGGGTGTTGGAGGCGCTCAAGGCCGGGACGGTGACCAAGGAACTCCGTCTGGAGTTGGCCGGAAAAGTGTTCCAGCATACGGCCCGCTATGACAGCCTGATTGCCAACTATCTGGCGCAGCAACAGGGAGGGAGCGTTCAGTTCCCGCCGATGTTGTCGCTGGCTTTTGAGAAAGTCGAAACGCTTCGCTACGGGGAGAATCCGCATCAGCAGGGGGCCTTCTACCGTGAGCTGGGCGCCCGCGAGCCGTCTGTGTCTCGTGCCAAGACGCTGCATGGCAAGGCCATGTCCTACAACAACTTCTTGGACGCGAATTCAGCCTTGGAGCTGGTGAAAGAGTTCACCGATTCGACCGCTGTTGTGATTGTGAAACATAACAATCCTTGCGGGGTGGCAGTGGGGGCCAGTCCGGTAGAAGCTTATGTGAAGGCCAGAGAGACCGATCCGGTTTCGGCCTTCGGCGGCGTGATTGCCTTCAATCGACCGGTGGATTTGGCGGCGGCCAAGGAAATTACCTCCACGTTTGTGGAAGTGGTTGTGGCCCCCGGGTATGAAGCGGATGCGCTGACCGAACTGAAGCGCAAGAAAGATTTGCGTTTGCTGGATGTCGGACCGCTGACGTTGTCGACGCGAGACGGGGTGGACTTGAAGAAGTTAGTGGGCGGGCTGATCGTGCAAGACCGGGACCTCGGCGCCCTGGGCGATCTGCGCAAGCTGACGGTGCCGACCAAGCGGAAGCCCACGGATGAGGAGTACGCAGCCTGCGCCTTTGCCTGGAAAGTCTGCAAGCATGTGAAGTCCAACGCCATCATCTATGCGCGGGTGGGACAGACTGTCGGGATCGGGGCCGGACAGATGAGTCGGGTGGATTCCGTTAAGCTGGCCGGCATGAAGGCGGTGTTGCCTGTGAAGGGCTGCGTAATGGCGTCGGATGCCTTTTTCCCCTTCCGGGACGGGCTGGATGCGGCGGCGCAGGCGGGGATCACGGCCGTCATTCAACCGGGCGGATCGATTCGCGACCAGGAAGTGATTGCAGCGGCGGACGAGCATCAGATGGCGATGATTTTGACCGGTATGCGCCACTTCCGCCATTGA
- a CDS encoding caspase family protein, whose protein sequence is MVSQTFQSVDLVSDKAKAAGHYDVLVEFNPPKVVPDSICLIQVIAFWQIWPLFYPPERWTYQLEVSARLTDGSGQGVIGEAAYTGTARSDYSLQETFAGVIRNVLISMTNAPKFIQYAQAIRRAPAVQAVTAETPALRSGQISVSPPAGLAGDVERVPSLAVKPKPHAYAVVIGIEQYRERLPKADFADRDAILMGEYLTKVLGYPEENVVVRVNDKAARTDMEKYFEAWLPNNVEKDSSIFIYYSGHGTPNTKSGDAFLVPYDGDPTFIEKTGYPLKRLYAALDKLPAKDITVVLDSCFSGAGGRSVLAQGVKPMVLSVENFMVAGGKTVVLAASSGDQTSSAYSEKGHGLLTYFFLKGLQGAGDLNKDGSIEMAELFEYVRPQVQRVARKQLNNEQTPQLLASPDLLRKGAGRLVERAQ, encoded by the coding sequence ATGGTTTCGCAGACCTTTCAGTCCGTCGATCTGGTCTCAGATAAAGCAAAAGCGGCGGGGCATTACGATGTCTTGGTGGAGTTCAACCCCCCGAAAGTCGTTCCGGATAGCATATGTCTCATCCAAGTTATCGCGTTCTGGCAAATTTGGCCCTTGTTTTATCCGCCGGAACGATGGACTTACCAGTTGGAAGTCAGTGCCCGCCTGACCGACGGATCCGGGCAAGGGGTTATCGGGGAGGCCGCGTATACGGGCACCGCGCGTTCAGACTACAGCCTGCAGGAGACCTTTGCCGGTGTAATCAGGAACGTGCTGATCAGCATGACGAATGCCCCAAAATTTATTCAGTATGCGCAGGCCATCCGAAGGGCGCCGGCGGTTCAAGCGGTCACGGCGGAGACTCCCGCGTTGCGGTCCGGTCAGATTTCCGTATCCCCACCGGCTGGTCTGGCGGGGGACGTCGAACGGGTCCCCAGTCTGGCGGTTAAGCCGAAGCCCCATGCCTATGCGGTGGTCATTGGCATTGAGCAGTACCGGGAACGCCTTCCCAAGGCGGACTTTGCCGATCGGGACGCGATTCTGATGGGCGAGTATCTGACCAAGGTTCTCGGCTATCCTGAAGAGAATGTCGTGGTGCGGGTCAACGACAAGGCGGCTCGAACGGATATGGAGAAGTATTTCGAGGCCTGGCTGCCGAACAATGTAGAGAAGGACAGCTCCATTTTCATCTATTACTCCGGACATGGCACGCCCAACACAAAGTCCGGCGATGCTTTTCTGGTGCCTTACGATGGCGACCCCACCTTCATCGAGAAAACCGGTTACCCGCTGAAGCGGCTCTATGCAGCACTCGACAAACTGCCGGCTAAGGATATCACCGTTGTGCTGGACTCCTGCTTCTCTGGAGCGGGCGGGCGGTCGGTGCTGGCCCAGGGCGTCAAGCCAATGGTGCTCTCTGTCGAAAACTTCATGGTTGCTGGTGGAAAGACGGTAGTGCTGGCAGCCAGTTCGGGCGATCAGACTTCCAGCGCTTATTCAGAGAAGGGCCATGGCCTGCTGACCTATTTCTTCTTGAAAGGCCTGCAAGGAGCCGGAGATCTCAATAAGGACGGTTCGATTGAGATGGCGGAACTGTTCGAATATGTCAGGCCGCAGGTGCAGCGAGTGGCTCGCAAGCAGTTGAACAACGAACAGACGCCGCAACTCTTGGCCAGTCCTGACCTGCTCCGTAAGGGCGCTGGCCGCTTGGTCGAGCGCGCGCAATAG
- a CDS encoding DNA polymerase III subunit alpha has product MPAQFVHLHLHTQYSLLDGANQIDPLIQQVKGFDMPAVAITDHGNMFGAIEFYQKAKAGGVKPIIGCEAYLAPGSRTTKDSGLANNDYYHLILLAANLKGYQNLIKLVSKAYLEGFYYKPRMDKELLKEHHEGLIALSGCLSGEVAYLIGQKDLEGATKAAGEYQDIFGKDHYYLEIQANGLEHQRIANKGLLEIHKKLGIPLAGTNDCHYLNKGDAKPHDVMLCLQTGKTLNDPNRMKFDTDQLYVKSTDEMVAEFGETPDAVLNTCRIAEQCDLNLPLNKSYLPQYKVPDGETRESYLEKLSLQGLADRLKERPPSALREAYDLRLREELTVIMTMGYAGYFLIVWDIINYARSHRIPVGPGRGSAAGSLVAYALRITDLDPLAYGLLFERFLNPERISLPDIDMDFCMDRRGEVINYVIDKYGKDHVCQIITFGTMKAKAAIRDVGRVLEMPYADVDRIAKLVPDDLKMTLDKALEQEPRLKELTETDPKVAELMETARALEGLARHASTHAAGVVISDEPLTDHVPLYKGANDEIVTQYSMGDVEKIGLVKFDFLGLKTLTMIAHAERLINARRPEGPLFSTATLPLDDAQTFALLSSGKTMGLFQLESAGMRDLLVGLRPDRFEDIIAIIALYRPGPMDLIPDFIKAKQGKIPVTYFGIPALEPILKETYGVIVYQEQVMAIANKMAGFSLGQADILRRAMGKKKQEEMDKLQAKFLEGAKQHKLSESKAQTLFELIKKFAGYGFNKSHAAAYALVTYQTAYLKAHYPTDFMAALLTSEMGNTDKVVRYIAECRELDIRILPPDVNESDKDFSVTTEGVRFGLAAIKNVGDGPIEAIIEARTKQGHYASFFDFCHRVDTRKINKRTIECLIKAGAFDSTGARRAQMAAVLDRTVDQTAAAQRAASHGQTSIFSAMEPETDATTGRAVLPVDESLPEVPEWDQGQRLKYERELTGFYITAHPLARYEAAIAKFATTSTEKLADTPDGKEVKLCGIITTIKSLTTKKGDRMAYVQLEDPQGLVEVIVFPNLFQAAGPLLTAESIIQVTGTVDRAEKGIRIKGTKIEALPELQTRSVAKVHLHLGDAPETAQRLHQLYTVLNRHPGPAAISLTFHLHPDVEADTAPLPSLTVSPSEKFVTEVEDLMGKGTVALL; this is encoded by the coding sequence GTGCCTGCCCAATTCGTTCACCTGCACCTCCATACCCAATACAGCCTGCTCGACGGGGCGAACCAGATTGACCCGCTGATCCAGCAGGTCAAGGGTTTCGACATGCCGGCCGTGGCCATCACGGACCACGGGAACATGTTCGGCGCCATCGAGTTCTATCAGAAGGCCAAGGCCGGAGGCGTGAAACCGATCATCGGCTGTGAGGCCTATCTGGCTCCGGGGAGCCGCACAACCAAAGACAGCGGCCTCGCCAACAACGACTACTATCACCTGATCCTGCTTGCGGCCAACCTCAAGGGCTATCAGAACCTGATCAAGCTGGTGAGCAAGGCCTATCTGGAAGGTTTTTATTACAAGCCGCGCATGGACAAGGAGCTGCTCAAGGAACATCACGAAGGGTTGATCGCCTTGTCCGGCTGTCTGAGCGGCGAAGTGGCCTACCTGATCGGGCAGAAGGACTTGGAGGGGGCGACTAAGGCGGCCGGCGAGTACCAGGATATCTTCGGGAAAGACCATTACTACCTGGAGATCCAGGCCAACGGACTGGAGCACCAGCGGATCGCGAATAAAGGGCTGCTGGAGATCCACAAGAAGCTGGGCATTCCCCTCGCTGGCACCAATGACTGCCACTACCTGAACAAGGGCGACGCCAAGCCGCACGACGTCATGCTCTGCCTCCAGACCGGTAAGACGCTGAACGATCCGAACCGGATGAAGTTCGACACGGACCAGCTCTACGTCAAATCCACCGATGAGATGGTGGCGGAGTTCGGCGAGACGCCGGACGCCGTGCTGAACACCTGCCGCATCGCGGAACAGTGCGACCTGAACCTGCCGCTGAACAAGAGCTATCTCCCCCAATACAAAGTTCCGGATGGAGAGACCCGGGAGAGCTACCTGGAGAAACTCTCCCTGCAGGGACTCGCCGACCGCCTCAAGGAACGTCCGCCCAGTGCATTGCGCGAAGCCTACGATTTGCGTCTGCGCGAGGAACTGACCGTCATCATGACGATGGGCTACGCCGGGTATTTCCTGATCGTGTGGGACATCATCAACTATGCCCGCTCCCACCGCATCCCGGTCGGCCCGGGCCGCGGCTCGGCCGCAGGCAGCCTGGTCGCCTATGCGCTGCGGATCACCGACCTCGACCCCCTGGCCTACGGCCTCCTGTTCGAGCGGTTCCTGAACCCCGAACGCATCTCTCTCCCCGACATCGACATGGACTTCTGCATGGATCGCCGGGGCGAGGTCATCAACTATGTGATCGACAAGTACGGCAAGGACCACGTCTGCCAGATCATCACGTTCGGCACGATGAAGGCCAAGGCCGCGATCCGGGACGTGGGCCGGGTGCTGGAGATGCCCTATGCGGACGTGGACCGCATCGCCAAGCTGGTGCCGGACGATCTCAAGATGACCCTGGACAAGGCCCTGGAACAGGAACCGCGCCTGAAGGAGCTGACGGAGACCGACCCGAAGGTGGCCGAGCTGATGGAGACGGCCCGCGCGCTGGAAGGGCTGGCCAGACATGCCTCCACCCATGCCGCCGGGGTCGTCATTTCCGACGAGCCCCTCACGGACCACGTGCCTCTCTACAAGGGCGCGAACGACGAAATCGTGACCCAATACTCGATGGGGGACGTGGAAAAGATCGGGTTGGTGAAGTTCGACTTCCTCGGCCTCAAGACCCTGACCATGATCGCCCATGCCGAACGGCTGATCAACGCCAGACGGCCAGAGGGGCCGCTCTTCTCGACGGCGACCTTGCCTCTGGACGACGCCCAGACCTTCGCCCTCCTCTCTTCCGGCAAGACCATGGGCCTCTTCCAGCTGGAAAGCGCCGGGATGCGCGACCTTCTCGTCGGGCTCCGTCCGGACCGGTTTGAAGACATCATCGCCATCATCGCCCTCTATCGCCCCGGCCCGATGGACCTGATCCCCGACTTCATCAAAGCCAAGCAGGGCAAGATTCCCGTCACCTACTTCGGCATTCCCGCGCTGGAACCGATCCTCAAGGAGACCTATGGGGTCATCGTGTACCAGGAGCAGGTGATGGCGATCGCCAACAAGATGGCGGGCTTCTCGCTCGGGCAAGCCGATATTTTACGGCGCGCCATGGGCAAGAAGAAGCAGGAGGAGATGGACAAACTCCAGGCCAAGTTTCTGGAGGGCGCCAAGCAGCACAAGCTCTCCGAAAGCAAAGCCCAGACTCTGTTCGAGCTGATCAAAAAATTCGCCGGGTACGGGTTCAACAAGTCCCATGCGGCGGCCTATGCACTGGTCACCTACCAGACCGCCTATTTGAAGGCCCATTACCCGACCGACTTCATGGCCGCCCTGCTCACCAGCGAAATGGGGAACACCGACAAGGTGGTGCGGTACATCGCCGAATGCCGCGAGCTGGACATCCGCATCCTGCCGCCGGACGTGAACGAAAGCGACAAGGACTTCTCGGTGACGACGGAGGGTGTCCGATTCGGCTTGGCGGCCATCAAGAACGTCGGGGACGGACCGATCGAGGCCATTATCGAGGCGCGCACCAAACAGGGACACTATGCCTCCTTCTTTGATTTCTGCCATCGGGTGGATACGAGAAAAATCAACAAACGGACCATCGAATGCCTGATCAAAGCCGGCGCCTTCGATTCCACAGGCGCGAGGCGGGCTCAAATGGCCGCCGTACTCGACCGCACTGTAGACCAGACGGCGGCGGCCCAGCGGGCGGCGTCACACGGACAGACCAGTATTTTTTCGGCGATGGAGCCGGAAACGGACGCCACGACGGGCCGGGCCGTGCTGCCCGTGGACGAGAGCCTGCCGGAGGTGCCGGAATGGGACCAGGGGCAACGGTTGAAATACGAACGGGAACTGACCGGGTTTTACATCACGGCCCACCCGCTGGCCCGCTACGAAGCCGCCATCGCCAAGTTTGCGACCACGAGCACGGAAAAACTCGCAGATACACCCGATGGCAAAGAAGTCAAACTTTGTGGCATCATTACGACGATCAAGAGCCTGACGACCAAGAAAGGCGACCGGATGGCCTACGTCCAGCTCGAAGATCCCCAGGGCTTGGTGGAAGTGATCGTGTTTCCCAACCTCTTCCAAGCAGCCGGCCCGCTCCTCACGGCCGAAAGCATCATCCAAGTGACCGGAACCGTGGACCGAGCAGAGAAGGGCATCAGGATCAAAGGCACCAAGATCGAAGCTCTGCCGGAACTCCAGACCCGCTCGGTGGCGAAGGTTCACCTCCACCTCGGCGACGCACCGGAGACGGCCCAACGCTTGCACCAGCTCTATACCGTCCTGAACCGGCATCCGGGGCCAGCGGCGATTTCGTTGACGTTTCATCTGCACCCTGACGTGGAGGCGGATACAGCCCCGCTTCCAAGCCTCACCGTGTCGCCGAGCGAGAAGTTCGTCACCGAGGTGGAAGACTTGATGGGAAAGGGAACCGTAGCGTTACTGTAA
- a CDS encoding acetyl-CoA carboxylase carboxyltransferase subunit alpha, whose protein sequence is MKDYLEFERPIRELEERIEKLAGTAAGRASVQDEIRKLKAKLAQTETEIYASLTPWQRTQIARHAQRPSILDYINACCRDFVELHGDRAFADDQAILGGLATFGGRSVMVIGHQKGKTLKERMQRNFGMPNPEGYRKALRLMKLAEKFGRPILTLIDTPGAYPGIGAEERGQAEAIARNLLVMARLRVPIVSVVIGEGGSGGALALGVTDRVLMLEHSVYSVISPEGCAAILWDDPAKAPDAAAALKMTASDLAALKIIDEILPEPTGGAHREPQAMAERVAKALTTHLSRLEELPVEELLAQRDQKYRQMGVFTDPPAPAA, encoded by the coding sequence ATGAAGGACTATCTGGAGTTTGAAAGGCCGATCCGCGAACTGGAGGAGCGGATCGAGAAGCTAGCCGGCACCGCGGCTGGTCGCGCCTCGGTACAGGATGAGATCCGCAAGCTGAAGGCCAAGCTGGCCCAGACCGAGACGGAGATTTACGCCTCCCTCACACCGTGGCAGCGGACCCAGATTGCCCGCCACGCCCAGCGACCTTCGATCCTGGACTATATCAATGCCTGCTGCCGCGACTTCGTGGAACTTCATGGAGATCGGGCGTTTGCCGACGACCAAGCCATCCTGGGCGGCCTGGCGACATTCGGCGGTCGCTCCGTCATGGTCATCGGCCACCAAAAAGGCAAGACACTGAAGGAACGGATGCAGCGGAACTTCGGCATGCCGAACCCTGAGGGCTACCGCAAGGCCCTGCGTCTCATGAAGCTGGCGGAAAAGTTCGGCCGGCCGATCCTGACGCTTATCGATACACCCGGTGCCTACCCAGGCATCGGCGCTGAAGAACGGGGGCAGGCGGAAGCCATCGCACGCAATTTGCTGGTCATGGCGCGGCTGCGGGTGCCGATCGTCTCGGTGGTAATTGGAGAGGGCGGAAGCGGAGGAGCCCTGGCACTGGGTGTCACCGACCGCGTTCTAATGTTGGAACATTCTGTCTATTCGGTGATTTCGCCGGAGGGTTGTGCCGCCATTCTCTGGGACGATCCGGCCAAAGCGCCGGACGCGGCTGCGGCGCTCAAAATGACCGCCAGCGACCTGGCGGCCCTCAAGATCATCGACGAAATCCTCCCCGAACCGACCGGAGGGGCACACCGAGAGCCGCAGGCCATGGCGGAACGAGTGGCCAAGGCTCTCACGACCCATCTGTCTCGGTTGGAAGAACTGCCGGTGGAGGAGTTATTGGCCCAGCGAGATCAAAAGTACCGGCAAATGGGAGTCTTTACCGATCCACCCGCCCCGGCTGCCTGA